One Pelomicrobium methylotrophicum genomic window carries:
- the gmd gene encoding GDP-mannose 4,6-dehydratase, translating into MKSAVITGITGQDGAYLAKLLLDKGYTVYGTYRRTSSVNFWRIEELGIAQHPNLHLVEYDLTDLGDSIRLLERAQPDEVYNLAAQSFVGVSFEQPMTTAQITGLGPLNLLEAIRIVNPKIRFYQASTSEMFGKVQAVPQDETTPFHPRSPYGVAKLYAHWITVNYRESYGIFGASGILFNHESPLRGLEFVTRKVTDGMAKIKLGKLDCLELGNLNAKRDWGYAEEYVEGMWRMLQADEPDTYVLATNRAETVRNFVAMAAEAVGFDLVFEGKNEAEIGIDRRTGRTIVRVNPRFYRPAEVDLLIGNPEKARRELGWKPKTTLEELCHMMVEADLRRNKTGTSF; encoded by the coding sequence ATGAAGTCAGCAGTGATCACCGGCATCACCGGTCAAGATGGCGCTTATCTCGCCAAGCTGTTGCTCGACAAGGGTTACACGGTGTACGGCACCTACCGCCGCACTAGTTCGGTGAATTTTTGGCGCATCGAGGAGTTGGGCATCGCCCAGCACCCGAACCTGCATCTGGTCGAGTACGATTTGACCGATCTGGGCGACAGCATCCGTCTGCTGGAGCGCGCCCAACCGGACGAGGTCTATAACCTGGCGGCACAGAGCTTCGTTGGGGTGTCATTCGAACAGCCGATGACAACGGCTCAGATCACGGGTTTAGGGCCTCTCAATCTTCTGGAGGCAATACGCATTGTCAACCCGAAAATCCGCTTTTATCAGGCCAGCACTTCCGAGATGTTCGGCAAGGTGCAGGCGGTTCCGCAGGATGAGACCACGCCCTTCCACCCCCGCAGCCCGTACGGCGTGGCCAAGCTCTACGCCCACTGGATCACCGTCAACTACCGCGAGAGTTACGGCATCTTCGGCGCGAGCGGCATCCTGTTCAACCACGAAAGTCCGCTGCGCGGTCTGGAATTCGTCACACGCAAGGTCACCGACGGTATGGCCAAAATCAAGCTGGGCAAGCTGGACTGCCTGGAGCTGGGCAACCTGAATGCCAAGCGCGACTGGGGCTATGCCGAAGAGTACGTGGAAGGCATGTGGCGCATGCTGCAGGCCGATGAGCCTGACACTTATGTGCTGGCCACCAACCGTGCCGAAACTGTTCGGAACTTTGTCGCGATGGCCGCCGAGGCAGTGGGGTTTGATCTGGTCTTCGAAGGCAAGAATGAAGCGGAAATCGGCATCGACCGCCGCACGGGCCGGACTATCGTGCGTGTCAACCCGAGGTTTTATCGCCCAGCCGAAGTAGACCTGCTGATCGGCAACCCCGAGAAGGCTAGGCGCGAATTGGGCTGGAAGCCGAAAACCACGCTGGAGGAACTCTGCCACATGATGGTCGAGGCTGATCTACGCAGGAATAAGACCGGGACGAGCTTCTGA
- a CDS encoding GDP-mannose 4,6-dehydratase has translation MMRVLVTGIRGFTGSYLAEELLRAGHDVIGVVRHASSKSLSGVQSVHVCDLTDADSLKAVVASVQPDAVAHLAGISFVSHSDAEAIYRANLIGSRNLLEALLGSGKSLRVVLLASSANVYGNAGVGVLDETTPLAPANDYAVSKLAMEYVARLYLPRLPIVIVRPFNYTGVGQALNFLVPKIVDHFRRRAPVIELGNLDVARDFSDVRTIVSIYRRLMECESAVGQTFNVCSGQALSLRDVLEMARKISGHHIEVRVNPAFVRENEVKVLVGSMKRLESYLGPLPRIPFKETLYWMLTA, from the coding sequence CTGATGAGAGTTCTTGTCACTGGGATAAGGGGGTTTACCGGTAGCTACTTGGCTGAGGAGCTGCTGCGCGCCGGACATGACGTGATAGGCGTAGTGCGGCATGCATCATCAAAAAGTTTGTCAGGCGTTCAGTCGGTCCACGTCTGCGACTTGACGGATGCGGACAGTTTGAAAGCCGTCGTGGCTAGCGTGCAGCCAGATGCAGTCGCGCATTTGGCGGGTATTTCTTTTGTTTCCCATAGCGACGCAGAGGCGATTTATCGAGCTAACCTGATCGGGTCGCGCAATTTGCTGGAAGCCCTGCTGGGCTCCGGCAAGTCATTGCGGGTGGTGTTGCTGGCCAGTAGCGCCAACGTGTATGGCAATGCCGGCGTGGGTGTGCTTGACGAAACGACGCCACTAGCGCCGGCTAATGATTATGCAGTGAGTAAACTGGCCATGGAGTATGTGGCACGGCTGTATCTACCCCGGCTGCCCATTGTGATTGTCCGGCCGTTCAATTACACCGGGGTGGGGCAGGCGCTCAATTTTTTAGTTCCCAAGATTGTCGATCATTTTCGCCGCCGTGCGCCGGTGATCGAGTTGGGTAACCTAGACGTGGCCCGCGATTTCTCCGATGTGCGGACAATCGTCAGCATCTACCGGCGCTTGATGGAGTGTGAAAGTGCAGTAGGTCAAACCTTCAACGTTTGTTCTGGTCAGGCATTGAGTTTGCGTGATGTGCTTGAAATGGCCAGGAAGATTTCCGGGCATCACATAGAAGTGCGCGTGAATCCGGCATTCGTGCGCGAGAACGAGGTAAAAGTGCTCGTGGGTAGCATGAAACGGCTGGAGAGTTATTTGGGACCACTACCTAGAATCCCATTCAAAGAAACCTTGTATTGGATGCTGACAGCATGA